From the Mycobacterium noviomagense genome, the window CCGGACGCAGTGACCACCGCCGTCGTCGTCGGCGCCGGCCCCAACGGCTTGGCCGCCGCAGTCAATCTCGCGCGCCACGGCGTCGACGTGCAGGTGCTGGAGGCGGCCGACAGGATCGGCGGCGGTGCACGCTCGGGCGAACTGACGCTGCCTGGTGTCATCCACGACCACTGTTCGGCCTTCCATCCGATGGCGGTAGGTTCACCGTTCTGGACGCAGATCGACCTCGAACACCGCGGGTTGACGTGGCGATGGCCGGAGATCGACTGCGCGCATCCGCTCGACGACGGCACTGCCGGGGTGTTGTACCGGTCGATCGATCAGACCGCCGCTGGTCTTGGCTCCGACGGGCCGCGCTGGCGGCGCGCGCTGAGTGATCTGGCGGCCGGTTTCGACGAGCTCTCGCACGACTTGCTGCGGCCCGTTCTGGGTGTTCCGCGGCACCCGATCCACCTTGCGCGATTCGGGCCACGCGCCCTGCTGCCGGCCACCGTAATGGCGCGGTGGTTTGGCACCGAGAAAGCCCGAGCCTTGTTCGGCGGCGCGGCCGCCCACGTGTACACCCGGCTCGACCGACCACTGACCGCGTCACTGGGACTGATGATCCTGGCCAGCGGACACCGCTACGGCTGGCCCGTGGCGCAAGGCGGATCAGGGTTCATCATCGCGGCCGCGGCCACTGCGCTCGGCGAGTATGGCGGGGCGATCGCAACCGGCGTCACCGTCCGCAGCCGCGCCGACATCCCCGACGCCGATATCGTGATGCTCGACCTGAGTCCCGCTGCGGCGCTGTCGATTTACGGCGACCTGATGCCCGCCCGCATCAAGCGCTCCTATCAGCGCTACCGCGAAGGTTCATCGGCGTTCAAAGTCGACTTCGCCATCGACGGCGATATCCCGTGGGCCGATCCGGCCTGCGGCCGCGCGGGCACCGTCCACCTCGGTGGCACGTTTGCCGAAATCGCGCAGACCGAACTCGAGCGCGCCA encodes:
- a CDS encoding phytoene desaturase family protein, which gives rise to MTTAVVVGAGPNGLAAAVNLARHGVDVQVLEAADRIGGGARSGELTLPGVIHDHCSAFHPMAVGSPFWTQIDLEHRGLTWRWPEIDCAHPLDDGTAGVLYRSIDQTAAGLGSDGPRWRRALSDLAAGFDELSHDLLRPVLGVPRHPIHLARFGPRALLPATVMARWFGTEKARALFGGAAAHVYTRLDRPLTASLGLMILASGHRYGWPVAQGGSGFIIAAAATALGEYGGAIATGVTVRSRADIPDADIVMLDLSPAAALSIYGDLMPARIKRSYQRYREGSSAFKVDFAIDGDIPWADPACGRAGTVHLGGTFAEIAQTELERANGQMPRRPFVLVGQQYLADPSRSNGDINPIWAYAHVPFGYNGDATDAVVDQIERFAPGFRDRIVARVSKSTAELQAYNANFIGGDIIGGANDRLQILFRPRVAVDPYFTGVPGVYLCSQSTPPGAGVHGLCGYHASEAALRRLRTEK